A single region of the Nocardioides ochotonae genome encodes:
- a CDS encoding LCP family protein, protein MLRVVLATQLVLALITALVVTIAYQRIDGRIEAGEEIPHQVSKKKHTGPKAPLNILVMGIDERDCEGCGIDSEGGAGGSDVSILLHVSADRRSAYGVSLPRDAMVARPDCESPDGTAAGADPALFNTAYAVGGPLCAVQTVESLTGLYIDHYLVLEFGGFVDMVDAVGGVTVCLPKAVNDPEHNIFLDAGTQELDGRDSLNYVRERSQLSVTGDIGRMKRQQAFIASLLNRVLSAGTLAQPTRVYDFLTAVADSIRVDEDLDSLRKLTDMALEFRHTDLGEIRFVTVPFEAYPADANRLQWAPEADRLWKRIAADEPLGRDFSEDSISAADPPDGTPDAGDPSGSPSPGGKSPGPGQPDEETRRAQALANGLCA, encoded by the coding sequence GTGCTTCGCGTCGTCCTGGCCACCCAGCTCGTGCTGGCGCTGATCACCGCGCTCGTGGTGACCATCGCCTACCAGCGCATCGACGGGCGCATCGAGGCCGGTGAGGAGATTCCGCACCAGGTCAGCAAGAAGAAGCACACCGGCCCGAAGGCCCCGCTCAACATCTTGGTGATGGGCATCGACGAGCGCGACTGCGAGGGCTGCGGGATCGACAGCGAGGGCGGCGCCGGCGGCTCCGACGTCAGCATCCTGCTCCACGTGTCCGCGGACCGGCGCTCGGCGTACGGCGTGAGCCTGCCGCGCGACGCCATGGTCGCCCGTCCCGACTGCGAGTCGCCGGACGGGACGGCCGCGGGCGCGGACCCGGCGCTGTTCAACACGGCGTACGCCGTCGGCGGGCCGCTGTGCGCGGTGCAGACCGTGGAGAGCCTGACCGGTCTGTACATCGACCACTACCTGGTGCTGGAGTTCGGCGGCTTCGTCGACATGGTCGACGCGGTCGGAGGGGTCACCGTGTGCCTGCCCAAGGCGGTGAACGACCCGGAGCACAACATCTTCCTCGACGCCGGCACCCAGGAGCTCGACGGCCGCGACTCGCTGAACTACGTGCGCGAGCGCAGCCAGCTCTCGGTCACCGGCGACATCGGCCGGATGAAGCGCCAGCAGGCGTTCATCGCCTCGCTGCTCAACCGGGTGCTGTCCGCGGGCACGCTGGCCCAGCCCACCAGGGTCTACGACTTCCTCACCGCGGTCGCCGACTCGATCCGCGTCGACGAGGACCTCGACAGCCTGCGCAAGCTGACCGACATGGCCCTGGAGTTCCGCCACACCGACCTCGGCGAGATCCGCTTCGTCACGGTGCCCTTCGAGGCGTACCCGGCCGATGCGAACCGGCTCCAGTGGGCGCCCGAGGCCGACCGGCTGTGGAAGCGCATCGCCGCCGACGAGCCGCTGGGCCGCGACTTCTCCGAGGACAGCATCAGCGCCGCCGACCCGCCCGACGGCACGCCGGACGCAGGAGACCCGTCGGGCTCCCCCTCCCCCGGCGGCAAGTCCCCCGGCCCCGGGCAGCCGGACGAGGAGACCCGGCGCGCCCAGGCCCTCGCCAACGGCCTCTGCGCCTGA
- a CDS encoding DNA-3-methyladenine glycosylase 2 family protein, which yields MTTPSLLDRESCYRVVKSRDRRFDGRFYTAVRTTGIYCRPSCPARTPAFPHVTFHPTAAAAQAAGYRACKRCLPDATPGSPDWDVAASVAGRAMRLIADGVVDREGVDGLARRVGYTPRHLGRILLAELGAGPLALARARRAQTARVLVDTTDLPFSDVAFAAGFASVRQFNDTVREVYAATPTELRGRRGGRPATGTVTLRLAVRAPFAGRALLAFLAHHLIPGVEVASTGPDGSGSYARTLDLPHGPGTLRLDLDDEPQTGTTAFVPLTLSLTDLRDVSAATERARRLVDGDCDPVAVDEHFAGDPLIGPLVRRTPGLRVPGHVDGDELAVRTVIGQQVSVAGACTVTGRLVAAHGRPVETGVPGLTHLFPRAVDLADVDPETLPMPRSRGRALTGLATALAAGTPALDRGADRDDVRRALLALPGIGPWTADYVALRALGDPDVMLSGDVGVRRALLGLGQDPATALDAAERWRPWRSYALLHLWDTLMPRPDPIDTAQSLRET from the coding sequence ATGACGACGCCGAGCCTGCTGGACCGCGAGTCCTGCTACCGCGTGGTGAAGTCGCGCGACCGGCGCTTCGACGGCCGGTTCTACACCGCCGTGCGCACCACCGGGATCTACTGCCGCCCCAGCTGCCCGGCCCGCACGCCGGCGTTCCCCCACGTCACCTTCCACCCGACCGCAGCCGCCGCGCAGGCGGCCGGCTACCGCGCCTGCAAGCGCTGCCTGCCCGACGCCACCCCCGGCAGTCCCGACTGGGACGTCGCGGCCAGCGTGGCCGGCCGCGCGATGCGCCTGATCGCCGACGGGGTCGTCGACCGCGAGGGCGTGGACGGCCTGGCGCGCCGCGTCGGCTACACCCCGCGCCACCTCGGCCGCATCCTGCTCGCCGAGCTCGGCGCCGGACCGCTCGCGCTGGCCCGCGCCCGGCGGGCGCAGACCGCCCGGGTGCTGGTGGACACCACCGACCTGCCCTTCAGCGACGTCGCGTTCGCCGCCGGCTTCGCCAGCGTGCGGCAGTTCAACGACACGGTCCGTGAGGTGTACGCCGCCACTCCCACCGAGCTGCGGGGGCGCCGCGGCGGGCGTCCTGCGACCGGCACGGTGACCCTGCGCCTCGCGGTGCGGGCCCCGTTCGCCGGACGCGCGCTGCTGGCGTTCCTGGCCCACCACCTGATCCCCGGCGTCGAGGTGGCCAGCACCGGACCGGACGGCAGCGGCAGCTACGCACGCACCCTCGACCTGCCGCACGGGCCGGGCACCCTGCGCCTCGACCTCGACGACGAGCCGCAGACGGGGACGACAGCCTTCGTGCCGCTCACGCTGAGCCTCACCGACCTGCGCGACGTCTCTGCGGCTACCGAGCGGGCCCGCCGCCTGGTCGACGGCGACTGCGACCCGGTCGCCGTGGACGAGCACTTCGCGGGTGACCCGCTGATCGGGCCGCTCGTGCGCCGCACGCCCGGCCTGCGGGTGCCCGGCCACGTCGACGGCGATGAGCTCGCGGTGCGTACCGTCATCGGCCAGCAGGTCAGCGTCGCGGGTGCCTGCACCGTCACCGGCCGCCTGGTCGCCGCCCACGGCCGGCCGGTCGAGACCGGCGTGCCCGGCCTGACCCACCTGTTCCCCCGCGCGGTGGACCTGGCGGACGTGGACCCCGAGACGCTGCCGATGCCGCGCTCCCGTGGCCGCGCGCTCACGGGCCTGGCCACCGCGCTCGCCGCCGGGACGCCCGCCCTCGACCGGGGCGCCGACCGCGACGACGTACGCCGTGCGCTGCTCGCGCTGCCCGGGATCGGGCCGTGGACGGCCGACTACGTCGCGCTGCGGGCGCTCGGCGATCCCGACGTGATGCTGTCCGGCGACGTCGGCGTTCGCCGCGCGCTGCTGGGTCTGGGCCAGGACCCCGCCACCGCGCTCGATGCCGCCGAGCGGTGGCGACCCTGGCGCTCGTACGCGCTGCTGCACCTGTGGGACACCCTGATGCCCCGCCCCGACCCGATCGACACTGCCCAGAGCCTCCGGGAGACCTGA
- a CDS encoding methylated-DNA--[protein]-cysteine S-methyltransferase, which translates to MWTTIQSPIGELRLVEQDGTLCAIEFTPFREPGPAGPRADDVPVLRETARQLTAYFARELTEFDLPLAPRGTDFQQRVWAELRAIPWGRTASYGEVARSLGLTNAASRAVGLANGRNPIPVVVPCHRVIGANGTLTGYAGGLPRKQLLLDLERTDDAVLF; encoded by the coding sequence ATGTGGACCACGATCCAGAGCCCCATCGGCGAGCTGCGGCTCGTCGAGCAGGACGGCACGCTGTGCGCCATCGAGTTCACGCCGTTCCGCGAGCCCGGACCGGCCGGCCCGCGCGCCGACGACGTCCCGGTGCTGCGCGAGACCGCTCGCCAGCTCACGGCGTACTTCGCCCGCGAGCTGACGGAGTTCGACCTGCCCCTGGCACCGCGCGGGACCGACTTCCAGCAGCGGGTCTGGGCGGAGCTGCGGGCGATCCCGTGGGGCAGGACCGCCAGCTACGGCGAGGTCGCGCGGAGCCTGGGCCTGACCAACGCGGCGTCACGCGCCGTCGGGCTGGCCAACGGGCGCAACCCGATCCCGGTCGTGGTGCCGTGCCACCGCGTGATCGGCGCCAACGGCACCCTCACCGGGTACGCCGGGGGACTGCCGCGCAAGCAGCTGCTGCTCGACCTGGAGCGAACCGATGACGCGGTGCTGTTCTGA
- a CDS encoding IclR family transcriptional regulator, producing the protein MDTSSGVGVLDKAALVLTALESGPATLAGLVGATGLARPTAHRLAVALEHHRLVARDMQGRFVLGPRLSELSAAAGEDRLLATAGPVLARLRDITGESAQLWRRQGEHRVCVAAAERPSGLRDTIPVGSQLTMRAGSAAQVLLAWEDPERMHRGLQNAAFSAAALSGIRRRGWAQSVGEREQGVASVSAPVRSPSGKIIAAVSVSGPLERLSRQPGRMHAPAVLAAAERLSESLRRAAAEG; encoded by the coding sequence ATGGACACTTCCAGCGGCGTGGGCGTGCTCGACAAGGCCGCCCTCGTGCTCACTGCACTCGAGTCGGGACCCGCCACCCTCGCCGGCCTCGTCGGCGCCACCGGTCTGGCCCGACCCACGGCCCACCGCCTGGCCGTGGCGCTGGAGCACCACCGCCTCGTCGCCCGCGACATGCAGGGCCGCTTCGTGCTGGGCCCGCGCCTCTCCGAGCTCTCCGCCGCCGCCGGCGAGGACCGCCTGCTGGCCACCGCCGGCCCCGTGCTGGCGCGGCTGCGCGACATCACCGGCGAGTCCGCCCAGTTGTGGCGCCGCCAGGGCGAGCACCGCGTCTGCGTCGCCGCCGCCGAGCGCCCCAGCGGCCTGCGCGACACCATCCCGGTCGGCTCGCAGCTCACGATGCGCGCCGGTTCGGCCGCTCAGGTGCTGCTGGCCTGGGAGGACCCCGAGCGCATGCACCGCGGCCTGCAGAACGCCGCCTTCTCCGCCGCCGCCCTCTCCGGCATCCGCCGGCGTGGCTGGGCGCAGTCGGTCGGCGAGCGCGAGCAGGGCGTCGCGTCGGTCTCCGCCCCCGTGCGCTCCCCCAGCGGCAAGATCATCGCCGCGGTGTCCGTCTCGGGTCCGCTCGAGAGGCTCTCGCGTCAGCCCGGGCGCATGCACGCCCCGGCCGTGCTTGCCGCCGCCGAGCGGCTCTCGGAGTCGCTGCGCCGCGCGGCCGCCGAGGGCTGA
- the leuC gene encoding 3-isopropylmalate dehydratase large subunit, which yields MGRTLAEKVWDEHVVRSAEGEPDLLFIDLHLIHEVTSPQAFDGLRLAGRTVRRPDLTLATEDHNVPTVNWDKPIADPVSRTQIETLRKNCEEFGIRLHPLGDIEQGIVHVVGPQLGLTQPGMTIVCGDSHTATHGAFGAIAHGIGTSEVEHVLATQTLSQAKPKTCSVTVNGSLAEGVTAKDLILYLITKVGTGAGMGHIVEYRGQAIRELSMEGRMTVCNMSIEWGAKAGMIAPDETTFAYLKGKPEAPKGAEWDAAVEHWKTYYTDEDAVFDKEIVIDASEVTPWVTWGTNPGQGAPLGGSVPVPADFEDKIERTAAENALEYMGLEPGTTLRDVAVDHVFIGSCTNGRLDDLRAAAEVLEGRRVADSVRMIVVPGSARVRLEAEAEGLDKIFLAAGAQWRGAGCSMCLGMNDDKLDGPVRTASTSNRNFEGRQGTGVRTHLVSVPVAAATAVRGTLSSPADLVSVTA from the coding sequence ATGGGTAGGACACTGGCGGAGAAGGTGTGGGACGAGCACGTCGTCCGATCGGCTGAGGGTGAGCCCGACCTGCTCTTCATCGACCTCCACCTGATCCACGAGGTCACCTCGCCGCAGGCGTTCGACGGTCTGCGTCTGGCCGGTCGCACGGTCCGCCGCCCCGACCTCACGCTGGCGACCGAGGACCACAACGTCCCCACCGTCAACTGGGACAAGCCGATCGCCGACCCGGTCTCGCGCACCCAGATCGAGACGCTGCGCAAGAACTGCGAGGAGTTCGGCATCCGCCTGCACCCGCTCGGCGACATCGAGCAGGGCATCGTCCACGTCGTCGGTCCGCAGCTGGGTCTGACCCAGCCCGGCATGACGATCGTGTGCGGTGACTCCCACACCGCCACCCACGGCGCGTTCGGCGCGATCGCCCACGGCATCGGGACCTCGGAGGTCGAGCACGTGCTCGCCACCCAGACCCTGTCGCAGGCCAAGCCGAAGACCTGCTCGGTGACCGTCAACGGCAGCCTGGCCGAGGGCGTCACCGCCAAGGACCTGATCCTCTACCTGATCACCAAGGTCGGCACCGGCGCCGGCATGGGCCACATCGTCGAGTACCGCGGCCAGGCGATCCGCGAGCTCTCGATGGAGGGCCGGATGACCGTGTGCAACATGAGCATCGAGTGGGGCGCGAAGGCGGGCATGATCGCCCCCGACGAGACCACCTTCGCCTACCTCAAGGGCAAGCCCGAGGCCCCCAAGGGCGCCGAGTGGGACGCCGCGGTGGAGCACTGGAAGACCTACTACACCGACGAGGACGCGGTCTTCGACAAGGAGATCGTCATCGACGCCTCCGAGGTCACCCCGTGGGTCACCTGGGGCACCAACCCCGGCCAGGGTGCGCCGCTGGGCGGCAGCGTCCCGGTCCCCGCCGACTTCGAGGACAAGATCGAGCGCACCGCCGCCGAGAACGCCCTGGAGTACATGGGCCTGGAGCCCGGCACCACCTTGCGCGACGTCGCGGTCGACCACGTCTTCATCGGCTCCTGCACCAACGGCCGCCTGGACGACCTGCGCGCCGCCGCCGAGGTGCTCGAGGGCCGCCGGGTCGCCGACAGCGTGCGGATGATCGTGGTCCCCGGCTCGGCGCGGGTGCGCCTGGAGGCCGAGGCCGAGGGCCTGGACAAGATCTTCCTCGCCGCCGGCGCGCAGTGGCGTGGCGCGGGCTGCTCGATGTGCCTGGGCATGAACGACGACAAGCTCGACGGCCCGGTCCGCACGGCGTCGACGTCCAACCGCAACTTCGAGGGCCGCCAGGGCACGGGCGTGCGCACCCACCTGGTCTCGGTCCCGGTCGCCGCGGCGACCGCGGTCCGCGGCACCCTCTCGTCCCCGGCCGACCTCGTGTCGGTCACGGCCTGA
- the leuD gene encoding 3-isopropylmalate dehydratase small subunit, which produces MEKFTSHTGVAAPLRRSDVDTDMIIPGDFLKRITRTGFEDGLFFGLFKDPEFVLNQEGFRGSSVLVAGPNFGTGSSREHAVWALQDYGFKVIISPRFGDIFRGNSGKSGLLTVQVEEAKVVELWDLLDAAPGTQVTVDLENREVRVGDTFSAPFQIDDYTRWRFLEGLDDIGITLSHEDDLIAYEATRPSWKARTIPA; this is translated from the coding sequence ATGGAGAAGTTCACCAGCCACACCGGCGTGGCCGCCCCGCTGCGCCGCAGCGACGTCGACACCGACATGATCATCCCGGGCGACTTCCTCAAGCGGATCACCCGCACCGGCTTCGAGGACGGGCTGTTCTTCGGCCTGTTCAAGGACCCCGAGTTCGTGCTCAACCAGGAGGGCTTCCGCGGTTCCTCGGTGCTGGTCGCCGGGCCCAACTTCGGCACCGGCTCCTCGCGTGAGCACGCCGTGTGGGCCCTGCAGGACTACGGCTTCAAGGTGATCATCTCGCCGCGCTTCGGCGACATCTTCCGTGGCAACTCCGGCAAGTCCGGCCTGCTCACCGTGCAGGTCGAGGAGGCCAAGGTCGTCGAGCTGTGGGACCTGCTCGACGCCGCGCCGGGCACCCAGGTCACCGTCGACCTGGAGAACCGCGAGGTGCGCGTCGGCGACACGTTCAGCGCGCCGTTCCAGATCGACGACTACACCCGCTGGCGCTTCCTGGAGGGCCTCGACGACATCGGCATCACGCTGAGCCACGAGGACGACCTGATCGCCTACGAGGCCACCCGGCCCAGCTGGAAGGCCCGCACGATCCCGGCCTGA
- a CDS encoding HU family DNA-binding protein gives MNKTQLIDVLAVHFEGNRRAAAYALDSVLDTITREVAKGEKVAITGFGSFEKRIREARWVRNPQTGDRVRTSTKEVPAFRAGADLKNIVSGAKLLPQLTVAAATAPMKAAVAVARKAAEGAGASARSGRATATKSSSASSGTTTAKKAPAKKAPAKKAPAATSTSNGAAQKSTAKNATATKTTTAKKTTAAKKTTAAKKTTAAKKTTAAKKTTAAKTAPATKTAAAKKASTTTSTAAKKTPAKKTSTATKSTAAKKTSTAKKTTAKKAASGS, from the coding sequence GTGAACAAGACCCAGCTGATCGACGTGCTCGCCGTCCACTTCGAGGGCAACCGCCGCGCCGCGGCCTACGCCCTGGACTCGGTGCTCGACACCATCACCCGCGAGGTCGCCAAGGGCGAGAAGGTGGCGATCACCGGGTTCGGCTCCTTCGAGAAGCGGATCCGCGAGGCGCGCTGGGTGCGCAACCCGCAGACCGGCGACCGGGTGCGGACCTCCACCAAGGAGGTGCCGGCGTTCCGCGCCGGCGCGGACCTCAAGAACATCGTCTCCGGCGCCAAGCTGCTCCCGCAGCTCACCGTCGCGGCCGCGACTGCTCCCATGAAGGCCGCGGTCGCGGTGGCGCGCAAGGCGGCCGAGGGTGCCGGCGCCTCGGCGCGGTCCGGGCGCGCGACCGCGACGAAGTCGTCGTCTGCGTCGTCGGGCACGACCACCGCGAAGAAGGCGCCCGCGAAGAAGGCGCCCGCGAAGAAGGCGCCCGCCGCGACGTCGACATCGAACGGGGCCGCGCAGAAGTCCACGGCGAAGAACGCCACGGCCACGAAGACGACCACCGCGAAGAAGACCACCGCGGCGAAGAAGACCACCGCGGCGAAGAAGACCACCGCGGCGAAGAAGACCACGGCCGCGAAGAAGACCACCGCGGCGAAGACGGCGCCGGCGACCAAGACGGCCGCGGCGAAGAAGGCATCCACGACGACGAGCACCGCGGCGAAGAAGACGCCCGCGAAGAAGACGTCGACGGCCACGAAGTCGACGGCGGCCAAGAAGACGTCCACCGCCAAGAAGACGACGGCGAAGAAGGCCGCCTCGGGCTCGTGA
- the cofC gene encoding 2-phospho-L-lactate guanylyltransferase encodes MSAPVSPPPAFCVVVPVKPPAFGKSRLVGLPDDVRRGLAAAFALDTIAACRAAHRVGAVLVATDDAAFALQVRAAGCVAVPDAVTGDLNSSLRQAALEAARRWPDLRPVALCADLPALRPEDLDEALAVVEARADQSFFVADAAGSGTTLYTAPVEQFAPRFGPDSRAAHDELALEVRGELPTLRLDVDDLDDLTRALALGVGPRTRELAVSLELAP; translated from the coding sequence ATGTCCGCGCCCGTCTCGCCCCCGCCCGCCTTCTGCGTCGTCGTCCCGGTCAAGCCGCCGGCGTTCGGCAAGTCGCGCCTCGTCGGCCTGCCCGACGACGTACGCCGCGGGCTGGCCGCCGCCTTCGCCCTCGACACGATCGCCGCCTGCCGCGCCGCCCACCGGGTCGGCGCCGTGCTGGTCGCCACCGACGACGCCGCCTTCGCCCTCCAGGTGCGGGCGGCCGGCTGCGTCGCGGTGCCGGACGCCGTCACCGGCGACCTCAACTCCAGCCTGCGCCAGGCGGCCCTGGAGGCCGCGCGCCGCTGGCCCGACCTGCGTCCGGTCGCCCTGTGCGCCGACCTGCCTGCCCTGCGCCCCGAGGACCTCGACGAGGCGCTCGCGGTCGTCGAGGCCCGAGCCGACCAGTCGTTCTTCGTCGCCGACGCCGCCGGCAGCGGCACCACGCTCTACACCGCGCCGGTCGAGCAGTTCGCGCCACGCTTCGGCCCCGACTCCCGCGCCGCCCACGACGAGCTCGCCCTCGAGGTGCGCGGCGAGCTGCCCACCCTGCGCCTCGACGTCGACGACCTCGACGACCTCACCCGGGCGCTCGCACTCGGCGTCGGCCCACGCACCCGGGAGCTCGCGGTCAGCCTCGAACTCGCCCCCTGA
- a CDS encoding lysophospholipid acyltransferase family protein, which translates to MTLRKVETERGWPWRLAVLLVKPTLLAITRQDWHGGERIPASGGCLVVLNHVSHVDPFTAAHVVYDNGRLPRYLAKSSLFRNKVLRRFLTALGQIPVERHSAKAAGAYDAAVDAVHRGQCVVVYPEGTITRDPDGWPMVGKSGAARIALATGCPVIPIGQWGAQALLAPYSARLRPFPRKTIHMRVGEPVPLDDLRAQEVSAETIHAATDRIMTAITDLVAEIRGEAPPAVRYDPRRDAVPDPGDQQASHETHEQPRQQHRRDQA; encoded by the coding sequence GTGACGCTACGCAAGGTCGAGACAGAGCGGGGCTGGCCCTGGCGCCTCGCCGTCCTCCTGGTGAAGCCCACGCTGCTCGCGATCACCCGGCAGGACTGGCACGGCGGTGAGCGGATCCCCGCCTCGGGCGGCTGCCTGGTGGTGCTCAACCACGTCTCGCACGTCGATCCCTTCACCGCCGCGCACGTGGTCTACGACAACGGCCGGCTGCCGCGCTACCTCGCCAAGTCGAGCCTGTTCCGCAACAAGGTGCTGCGCCGGTTCCTCACCGCGCTCGGGCAGATCCCCGTCGAACGACACTCCGCCAAGGCCGCCGGCGCCTACGACGCCGCGGTCGACGCCGTACACCGGGGGCAGTGCGTGGTGGTCTACCCTGAGGGCACGATCACCCGCGACCCGGACGGCTGGCCGATGGTCGGCAAGTCCGGCGCGGCGCGGATCGCGCTCGCCACCGGGTGCCCGGTGATCCCCATCGGGCAGTGGGGCGCGCAGGCGCTGCTGGCGCCGTACTCCGCCCGGCTGCGGCCGTTCCCGCGCAAGACGATCCACATGCGGGTCGGGGAGCCGGTGCCCCTGGACGACCTGCGGGCCCAGGAGGTGAGCGCGGAGACGATCCACGCGGCGACCGACCGGATCATGACCGCGATCACCGATCTGGTCGCGGAGATCCGCGGGGAGGCGCCGCCGGCGGTACGGTACGACCCGCGCCGCGACGCGGTCCCGGACCCCGGCGACCAGCAGGCCTCGCACGAGACACACGAGCAACCCCGTCAGCAGCACCGGAGGGACCAGGCATGA
- a CDS encoding NAD(P)H-dependent glycerol-3-phosphate dehydrogenase encodes MSTGKVAVLGAGSWGTAFSLVLADAGNEVTMWGRREEVCEAINEQHENPDYLPGVQLPPTVSATHDPEKAMAGADVVVLAVPSQSLRTNLTEWAPFIDDSAVMVSLMKGVELGTLNRMSEVIAQVTGAGPERIAVISGPNLAKEIARREPAASVVACADEDVARMLQDRCHTPAFRPYTSVDVLGCELGGAYKNVVGLCVGMAVGLGFGDNTTASLITRGLAETARLAMKLGANPLTLMGLAGLGDLVATCSSPLSRNRSFGEKLGQGMTTDEIVASTRQVAEGAKSCSSLRALAERSGVDAPIAIHVDDVVAGRMTAFEMMDAFGSRETKAETD; translated from the coding sequence ATGAGCACAGGCAAGGTCGCGGTCCTCGGCGCCGGATCATGGGGCACCGCGTTCTCCCTCGTGCTCGCCGACGCCGGCAACGAGGTCACGATGTGGGGCCGCCGCGAGGAGGTCTGCGAGGCGATCAACGAGCAGCACGAGAACCCTGACTACCTGCCCGGCGTGCAGCTGCCGCCGACGGTCAGCGCCACCCACGACCCGGAGAAGGCGATGGCCGGGGCGGACGTCGTGGTCCTCGCCGTCCCCTCGCAGTCGCTGCGCACCAACCTCACCGAGTGGGCGCCGTTCATCGACGACTCCGCGGTGATGGTCTCGCTGATGAAGGGCGTCGAGCTCGGCACCCTGAACCGGATGAGCGAGGTGATCGCCCAGGTCACCGGCGCCGGCCCGGAGCGGATCGCGGTCATCAGCGGGCCCAACCTCGCCAAGGAGATCGCGCGCCGGGAGCCGGCCGCCTCGGTCGTGGCGTGCGCCGACGAGGACGTCGCCCGGATGCTCCAGGACCGCTGCCACACCCCGGCGTTCCGCCCCTACACCTCCGTCGACGTCCTCGGCTGCGAGCTGGGCGGCGCCTACAAGAACGTCGTCGGTCTCTGCGTCGGCATGGCGGTCGGTCTCGGCTTCGGCGACAACACCACCGCCTCGCTGATCACCCGCGGCCTGGCCGAGACCGCGCGGCTGGCGATGAAGCTCGGCGCCAACCCGCTCACCCTGATGGGCCTGGCGGGTCTCGGCGACCTGGTCGCCACCTGCTCCTCGCCGCTGTCGCGCAACCGCAGCTTCGGGGAGAAGCTCGGCCAGGGCATGACCACCGACGAGATCGTCGCCTCCACCCGCCAGGTCGCCGAGGGCGCGAAGTCCTGCTCCTCGCTGCGCGCGCTCGCGGAGCGCAGCGGCGTCGACGCCCCGATCGCGATCCACGTCGACGACGTCGTCGCCGGCCGGATGACCGCCTTCGAGATGATGGACGCCTTCGGCTCCCGGGAGACCAAGGCCGAGACCGACTGA
- a CDS encoding trans-sulfuration enzyme family protein, with protein MTDTPLDHVSPATLGVHAGRPPHEPDQPLNTPLTLASTYVAGGDREYGRYGNPTWQAFEQALGALEGGRALAFSSGLAAVATVLDLVGQGATVVAPRHSYNGTIMQLGDLEARGRIRSRLVDVTDTAAYVAACEDAALVWLESPTNPMLEVADIETIATAAREAGAHVVVDNTFATPLLQKPLELGADIVVHSATKYLSGHSDILMGALVVEDPELFAVLKGRRDLVGAIPGTLEAFLALRGLRTLHLRVERAQANAAELAVRLGEHPAISEVRYPGFGAMVSVVLAQGAMAADLFTHKTKLWVHTTSLGGVESTFERRRRWKGEPTTVPDALVRMSVGVEDVEDLWNDLATALDDLT; from the coding sequence GTGACGGACACCCCCCTCGACCACGTGAGCCCTGCGACCCTCGGCGTCCACGCCGGGCGTCCTCCCCACGAGCCGGACCAGCCGCTCAACACCCCGCTGACCCTCGCCTCGACCTACGTCGCCGGCGGGGACCGCGAGTACGGCCGCTACGGCAACCCGACCTGGCAGGCCTTCGAGCAGGCCCTCGGCGCGCTGGAGGGCGGGCGCGCGCTCGCCTTCTCCTCGGGCCTCGCCGCGGTCGCCACGGTGCTGGACCTGGTCGGACAGGGCGCGACGGTCGTCGCGCCGCGGCACTCCTACAACGGCACGATCATGCAGCTGGGCGACCTCGAGGCCCGCGGCCGGATCCGCTCGCGGCTGGTCGACGTGACCGACACCGCGGCGTACGTCGCGGCGTGCGAGGACGCCGCCCTGGTCTGGCTGGAGTCCCCGACCAACCCGATGCTCGAGGTCGCCGACATCGAGACGATCGCCACAGCGGCGCGCGAGGCGGGCGCCCACGTGGTGGTGGACAACACCTTCGCCACTCCCCTGCTGCAGAAGCCGCTCGAGCTGGGCGCCGACATCGTCGTGCACTCGGCGACGAAGTACCTCTCCGGGCACAGCGACATCCTGATGGGCGCGCTCGTGGTCGAGGACCCCGAGCTCTTCGCCGTGCTCAAGGGCCGCCGCGACCTGGTCGGGGCGATCCCCGGCACCCTCGAGGCGTTCCTGGCGCTGCGCGGCCTGCGCACCCTGCACCTGCGCGTGGAGCGCGCCCAGGCCAACGCCGCCGAGCTCGCGGTCCGCCTCGGCGAGCACCCCGCGATCAGTGAGGTGCGCTACCCCGGCTTCGGCGCGATGGTCTCGGTGGTCCTCGCCCAGGGCGCGATGGCCGCCGACCTGTTCACCCACAAGACCAAGCTGTGGGTGCACACCACCAGCCTCGGCGGCGTCGAGTCCACCTTCGAGCGCCGCCGCCGCTGGAAGGGCGAGCCCACCACCGTCCCCGACGCCCTGGTGCGGATGTCGGTCGGCGTCGAGGACGTCGAGGACCTCTGGAACGACCTCGCCACCGCCCTCGACGACCTCACCTGA